ACCCCACGCGTGGCACGTTCCACCTTGATTGCGCTGTACTAACTGCTTTCCTAATGAATTATCTCCCGCCCGTATGCCTTCGCGGTGCCGGAGCTTTCTACAGGAAGAGATACGCGTACACCGGGCAGGTTCAACAAGCGATCGGATAATCTGTTAATAGGTTGGACTGATTCTTTTCGGTATTGTATACCACTTCCCTTTCGCGCCCGTCCACACTTGGCTGTTGGAATGAAAGGGCCAACGGTGGAAAAAGCCCCCACCAGAACCAGGTTTCCACACCCGCGAGCGATGCGATCGGTAGGATGCGATAGACCAAACGGCCAACGCGAGGATCGCTATCCCGGTGTGGCCCACGGGAAAAGATCCTCCACATCTCCTGCTTGAGCGCGCGAGAGTTTCGATGGGTTCGAAACGGTGCGCGTAGCAGCTATTGGATGTTGTTAGATTACAGAATCGGCTAAAGACATACGCTGCACATCCAACGAACTGGGGGAGTGGCGCTGGGCACAAGATACGATCGGGGTGGCATACGAACATCTTCCTTTCGGAGCAAGAGATACCACACAATATCCGACTGTTTCACCGCTGTTCACCGAGGCCAGCGTACCTTTGTAACCTTCTTGAAGGGTGTCGTCTAATGTCTAACGAATGCGGAAAGAGTAAGGGGCTAATGGAAGGAGGGGCAAACAGGAGGGCACAGCCGTACCAGAGCTCGGTCAGCGAACTGCTCGTTCCGTTCCAGTCGTCGGATGTCGTCGTCCACATGTTACGAATTAGTGCGAATGATCGTCAGATGTCTgcgttttcttcatttgcatgACTTCCTGTTTCCATTTCTAAGCAGCGGGTGATAGCCGTGTGGTTATCTTTGGTGCTGTCCGCCGTAATCACACGAAATTAACCGTCGGAATTAAACGGAATCCGTTCGGTGCTGTCGTGACACCTGCCCTTCAATTCGACCAATTCGTTGGCGGTTCTTAATGTACATCCTCGAATAACGTCCGCTGATGGAAGTGGAAGTACTGGACAACACGAGACGAGCATTAACGTGATCGATTTGAGTCGACCGGATGACCCATGACCAGATTCGCATCCCATTTAATTCGCAATCTATTTTTAAAGGTCTCTTTAGACGCAGTCACACATACTGCTTTAGTTGTGATGCAGGAATTGTTACACCCAGAAACATCTACCAACACTAGCTGGCCAAAAGCGATTCCCCCGTGCTAATGCTGATAAGGCTGAGTTTTCAACGCACGAACATTAACCAGCTGCTCTAGCGTCAGCAGTTGTTTTGCGTCTGTCGCGGAGTAACAACAGTAGCCTTGCGTCAGTATTGATCATCAGTTGACTTCTGACTCGGCTGAGagcattttttattgccagtGGTAAAACACGCAGCTTAGTGTCTGTGAGGTAGTGGTTGTGCTAGCTGTTGAGGCACCATGTTCCTAGGTGCTGTATGCACACGTAGAAAGACGTTCGTTCTAGTGTGTGCAGTGCTGCCGTTTGTGATCGGCCAAACAGAACCACAGCGTGGATCGTTATGTAGATCGTCAAGTGGCTCACAAGgaagttgtgtgtttttaaaacattgtcCAAAGCTAAGAGAAATCGTTGAGAGGCCGTACGTTAACCGGCAGGAGATTAACTTACTATTAGGAGCGGAAGGTGCATGTCCCCCCAAGTCGGAGGTATACGAGACCCTACGTGCCTTTTCGAGAGCTAGACTAATTAGGTGTGTTTTCGTCTAGCAATATTGCTGTCCGGATGAGGATATTCTGTGGCACGCGAGCTCTACAACGCAACGGTCCCGGAAGACAGTGGAGATGGAGGAGGATAATGCAATAGCTGATCAAGACTGTCTCCAGACACACCTTGGAATGGGCAGTGGATCCATTGGAAGACCTTCGCTAGACACCTCGTTTGGAGTGTTTATATCGTACATAGGCCACAATAAGCAAAACAGATGTGTGGGTAACTTGATCACACCCGAGTACGTCCTCACAGTGGCCCATTGCGTACGCAAACCGTACAGGTGAGTTTTGGGACGATTTTTGGCTACGGATCGTTGGTTTATGGTTGAACACTTTCAGAATAGTTCTGTACGTAAATGCACAACACATCACAGTTGACACGGTGCTGGGAGTGCTGAAGGGTGACGTGAACCCAACGTACGTGCGGGAGGTCATCATCCACGAGGAGTACAACAAAACCACGCGTGTCCACGATATTGCTTTGCTGCAATTAAATGAGACCATTGCTCCGGGAGATATCGGTTCGCCCACACCGATCTGTATCCCGATGGGTGCCATACCCGATGAGAATACCTCTACCGGTCAGATCCTACGCTGTTTCGGTTGGGGTGAAAATGCGGACGGTGAACTAACAGTCTCAATCAGCTTATCAATAGAGAATGTATCTAACGCACTGATTTGCACGTTCATTGCAGGTGTCCCGAGTAACAGTAAGCAGTGGGTAACGCTAGAGCGCATCTCTCAGGCACTGTGTAAAGCTCATATGGACTCGATACCAAAACCGCTGGCGCAAAGGGTGTTGTTGACGGAACGCAACAtctgcaccatcaccatcaccgggCATGATGCGTTCATGGGATATTCCGGTGGTCCACTGATGTATCGGAAGGATGGTACCTGGTTCTTGATTGGATTGATCAGTCACGGGGTCACCCGTAACAGCATGTTCCCGTTGGTTTCAATCAATGTTCCACAGTATTCGGATTGGATTGTGGACACCATTCGCATAAGGCAGAACAAcaagtaaaataatattaatgacCCACACTTTGGAAGAAAGCGCCATTGCAAAGAACCAAAATAAACGTACTGAACTTGGTACTGTAGTGATGAGATTAACACACTGACACACTCTTCATTTAACGCTCTCTTTATAAGCCTTGGACAGACAGATTGTCTGAAGTGGTGGTAGTGACAGCGGTTTACTTCGATTTGCAAACACTCTACTCTTTTCCCGAGTTTGAAGATAACGCTCGCGGCAAAACGATCACGGCTACAATCAGTAGCATCCCGCCGTTCTGGTGTGCTCATTCAAGTGATTTCGAGACCGATCGTGAATGTAGGAAGCATTAGATTTTCGATGTTGGATGTACTCTCCTTTCTACTACCATCGCTGGTAGTGCTTGCGCTCGGACAGCAACAGGTGAATCAGCCGTGTATCCTCCCGAACGGAAGAGCTGGACAATGCATCCATCTGGAACATTGTACCCCGATAGCTCGGCTTGTGAATCGAAAAATGATCTATCCTCAAGAAAAGCACGAGATTAAAGCCGTATTTGGTGCCTGTGCAAGTGATAAGAATTCGTCGGATA
This region of Anopheles marshallii chromosome 2, idAnoMarsDA_429_01, whole genome shotgun sequence genomic DNA includes:
- the LOC128718468 gene encoding CLIP domain-containing serine protease B15-like, with amino-acid sequence MFLGAVCTRRKTFVLVCAVLPFVIGQTEPQRGSLCRSSSGSQGSCVFLKHCPKLREIVERPYVNRQEINLLLGAEGACPPKSEQYCCPDEDILWHASSTTQRSRKTVEMEEDNAIADQDCLQTHLGMGSGSIGRPSLDTSFGVFISYIGHNKQNRCVGNLITPEYVLTVAHCVRKPYRIVLYVNAQHITVDTVLGVLKGDVNPTYVREVIIHEEYNKTTRVHDIALLQLNETIAPGDIGSPTPICIPMGAIPDENTSTGQILRCFGWGENADGVPSNSKQWVTLERISQALCKAHMDSIPKPLAQRVLLTERNICTITITGHDAFMGYSGGPLMYRKDGTWFLIGLISHGVTRNSMFPLVSINVPQYSDWIVDTIRIRQNNK